From Dehalococcoidia bacterium, the proteins below share one genomic window:
- a CDS encoding tyrosine-type recombinase/integrase, with protein sequence MRNPNRKIPKRKKLKAQGDEKAYLDLEDIDKMEEATVCGRDQLIVRLLFRLGCRVSELMGLTVDDIDFTRGTVRIEHLKAKLQLYCPACGARLGKTHRFCPSCGSRVEEALAREMEKKRMRLLPLDQDSLDMLHEFIEGGPPVYKGERALIFGISSNRARQVVREAADKAGLPHLIDAKTGRLMNISPHRLRDAFAVRAMKTNDSGEGMRQLQEHLGHARFDATAKYRKISGEESKEWYSKLWPEETQAKAEEKKEN encoded by the coding sequence ATGAGAAATCCCAATAGAAAGATCCCGAAGAGAAAGAAGCTCAAGGCCCAGGGGGACGAAAAAGCCTACCTCGATCTGGAAGACATCGATAAGATGGAGGAGGCCACTGTTTGCGGACGAGACCAGCTCATAGTCAGGCTGCTCTTTCGCCTGGGCTGCCGGGTTTCGGAATTAATGGGACTGACCGTCGACGATATCGACTTTACCCGGGGCACCGTCAGAATCGAGCACCTCAAAGCCAAGCTGCAGCTCTATTGCCCGGCTTGCGGAGCCAGGCTGGGAAAAACCCATCGCTTCTGCCCGTCCTGCGGATCCCGGGTCGAAGAAGCCCTGGCCAGGGAGATGGAGAAGAAGCGGATGCGACTGTTGCCGCTGGACCAGGACTCCCTGGATATGCTCCATGAGTTTATCGAGGGAGGTCCCCCGGTATACAAGGGCGAACGGGCGCTCATTTTCGGGATCTCGTCAAATCGTGCGCGGCAGGTGGTAAGAGAAGCCGCCGATAAAGCCGGGCTGCCTCATCTGATCGATGCGAAAACGGGCAGGCTGATGAACATCAGCCCGCACCGATTGAGGGATGCCTTCGCCGTGCGTGCCATGAAGACAAACGATTCCGGCGAGGGCATGCGCCAACTCCAGGAGCACCTTGGGCATGCGCGGTTCGATGCTACCGCTAAGTATCGCAAGATCTCCGGGGAAGAATCCAAGGAATGGTACAGTAAGCTATGGCCAGAGGAAACGCAGGCAAAAGCGGAAGAGAAAAAGGAAAACTAA
- a CDS encoding BrnT family toxin has translation MVYIHSEGGYLMLRIESIEIDDHILEKIESKHAVAFNEVEEACLSERRHVKKSREGLYKLFSQTEAGRYVLVVLVNLGRGSWRVATAREMTDNERRLYIRETGGK, from the coding sequence TTGGTATACATTCATAGTGAAGGCGGATATCTGATGCTGCGGATTGAATCGATAGAGATCGATGACCATATCCTGGAGAAGATCGAGTCCAAGCATGCAGTCGCCTTCAACGAGGTCGAAGAGGCTTGTCTCTCAGAGAGGCGGCATGTCAAAAAGAGCCGGGAGGGATTGTACAAGCTCTTCAGCCAGACCGAGGCTGGACGGTATGTCTTGGTGGTATTAGTAAATTTGGGCAGAGGATCTTGGAGGGTCGCTACGGCCAGAGAAATGACTGATAACGAGAGGCGGCTCTACATCAGGGAAACGGGAGGCAAGTGA
- a CDS encoding HigA family addiction module antitoxin, producing the protein MDQERLPVIHPGEILKEEFLDPMGITPYKLSKDIGVSQTQISQIIHGKRSITPRIAVRLGLYFGNSTEFWLNLQRDYDLEIMEDETPAIQVKRPDGTEAVYPFAGTRR; encoded by the coding sequence ATTGATCAAGAAAGACTCCCCGTAATTCACCCGGGCGAGATTTTGAAGGAAGAGTTTTTGGACCCGATGGGGATCACCCCTTACAAGTTATCGAAAGATATCGGGGTTTCACAGACTCAGATCAGCCAGATAATCCACGGAAAGCGGTCTATTACTCCCCGGATCGCTGTCCGGCTTGGTCTATACTTCGGGAACTCGACGGAGTTTTGGTTGAATCTCCAGAGAGACTACGATCTTGAAATAATGGAAGATGAAACGCCTGCCATACAGGTGAAACGGCCGGACGGCACCGAAGCGGTATACCCCTTCGCCGGGACGAGGAGATAA
- a CDS encoding type II toxin-antitoxin system RelE/ParE family toxin, translated as MIKSFRDKETEALYRFRQVSRKLPRDIQERARKKLRILNAAQALNDLKAPPGNRLEALKQERKGQHSIRINDQWRICFTWRETDAYDVEITDYH; from the coding sequence ATGATAAAATCATTCAGGGATAAGGAAACCGAAGCACTCTATCGGTTCCGACAGGTTTCCAGAAAACTCCCGCGGGATATACAGGAAAGGGCCCGTAAAAAGCTCCGGATTCTCAATGCAGCACAGGCCCTGAACGATTTGAAGGCGCCGCCCGGGAATCGATTGGAAGCTTTGAAACAAGAGAGAAAAGGCCAGCACAGCATAAGGATAAATGACCAGTGGCGGATTTGTTTCACCTGGCGCGAGACCGATGCCTATGATGTGGAAATAACCGATTACCACTAG